A window of Plasmodium brasilianum strain Bolivian I chromosome 8, whole genome shotgun sequence contains these coding sequences:
- a CDS encoding microneme associated antigen: MKGKFNLLSRGLFNNVYNRSCSSGREEQISSSKDDDDDDNDSDDEIKNKNNPYEKEKLESINTNYEDLERMKKEFNEQLIYSYYSNYGNFKGVDGMKDKNIMDINKNGNRNVNKSGNRNENRNMNRNENRNENRNMNRNENRNMNRNENRNMNRNMNRNENTSANMSMHINSNYDYNSYTNKKDLLTYNNDKQNEERTLYIKNNEQVVKEENVLYNELKKLKNEILALKIMNVSLQKHVLDAHVMSAPKVVPQHIIINNKTEVASNAVNQMENNNNDKKKKNYGFLYLLFKKLLSSRFNQMLFVSSIFISCYLFNKQWQRALKVAQLQKKINSNIILRSVRFLEEAAGIRKVSYI; this comes from the coding sequence ATGAAGGGCAAGTTTAACCTACTTAGCAGAGGATTGTTCAACAACGTGTACAATCGAAGTTGTAGCAGTGGTCGAGAAGAACAGATAAGTAGTAGTAaggatgatgatgatgatgataatgatagtgatgatgaaataaagaataaaaacaatCCTTATGAGAAAGAAAAGTTAGAGTCTATAAATACCAATTATGAAGATTTagaaagaatgaaaaaagagTTTAACGAGCAGCTTATATACTCCTATTACAGTAACTATGGTAACTTTAAGGGTGTAGATGGAATgaaggataaaaatattatggatataaacaaaaatgggAACAGAAATGTAAACAAAAGTGGGAACAGAAATGAGAACAGAAATATGAACAGAAATGAGAACAGAAATGAGAACAGAAATATGAACAGAAATGAGAACAGAAATATGAACAGAAATGAGAACAGAAATATGAACAGAAATATGAACAGAAATGAGAACACAAGTGCGAACATGAGCATGCACATAAACAGCAACTACGATTATAACAGTTacacaaataaaaaggaCTTATTAACCTACAACAATGACAAACAAAATGAGGAACGAACgctgtatataaaaaataatgagcaggtagtaaaagaagaaaatgtcTTATATAATGAACTAAAGAAACTGAAGAATGAAATACTagctttaaaaattatgaacgtGAGTTTACAGAAACATGTTTTAGATGCTCATGTAATGAGTGCACCGAAGGTTGTACCAcagcatattattattaataataagacAGAAGTAGCTTCAAATGCTGTTAATcaaatggaaaataataacaatgataagaagaagaaaaattatggattcctttatcttttatttaaaaaacttcTAAGTAGCAGATTTAATCAAATGCTATTTGTATCATCAATTTTCATCTCATGTTATCTATTCAACAAACAATGGCAACGAGCGCTCAAAGTTGCACAgctccaaaaaaaaattaattcgaACATAATTCTGCGGAGTGTTAGGTTCTTAGAGGAAGCTGCTGGAATAAGAAAGGTCAGTTATATTTAG
- a CDS encoding hypothetical protein (conserved Plasmodium protein) gives MFFIRLSFSLVLVLLLHSPRTVIHSNTAANEQNNELYLTRKKESYNFLEESLNSLEGSKASTFETVKRRVYSVDLSIAHDKIIMDLKFSMLKNIINVKNNILNCISESILHMVRAIEPILEETLTYNKFCTSIEEQFFPLYEIDEIYKDKIEGCRESTHDTIFLNYFGIPINDVELTLNTYKFDPEIMFRHLNHIENCLNEFYLKMNRPFNEYVKETELYRNFMKTYKKGDTNIENVDYIKVFLDKFDSGWDTTKVLEFFDEMYDHYSLNSYYVPCFLIL, from the exons atgtttttcataCGCCTTTCTTTTTCACTAGTCCTCGTGTTACTACTACATTCACCTCGGACTGTTATACATAGTAACACAGCtgcaaatgaacaaaataatgaattgtacttaacaagaaaaaaagagtCATATAATTTCTTGGAGGAATCTTTAAACTCTCTTGAAGGATCAAAGGCATCTACTTTTGAAACAGTTAAAAGAAGAGTGTACAGTGTCGACCTATCTATTGCTCacgataaaattattatggatttaaaatttagtatgctaaagaatattataaatgtgaAGAATAACATTCTGAACTGCATCTCAGAGTCG ATTTTACACATGGTTCGAGCTATTGAGCCTATTCTAGAAGAAACGCTAACGTACAATAAATTCTGTACCTCGATAGAAGAACAATTTTTTCCGTTATACGAAATTGATGAAATATACAAGGACAAGATAGAAGGATGTAGAGAGAGCACTCATGataccatttttttaaattatttcgGTATTCCTATAAATGATGTAGAATTAACACTAAATACATACAAGTTCGATCCAGAAATAATGTTTCGTCATCTCAATCATATAGAGAATTgtttaaatgaattttatttaaagatGAATCGTCCGTTCAACGAATATGTTAAAGAAACAGAATTATACAGAAACTTTatgaaaacatataaaaaaggagataCGAATATTGAAAATGTAGATTACATAAAAGTTTTTCTAGATAAATTTGACTCAGGGTGGGATACTACTAAAGTGTTAGAATTCTTTGATGAGATGTATGATCATTATTCACTCAACAGCTATTACGTTCCCTGCTTCCTCATTTTGTAG
- a CDS encoding ribosomal protein L27 translates to MIPFFRLRKHFTQVNWKDYCRLVYNHLNHFTRLTFAHAEKTLIGKEKRCYTDPLVNMNILITVRNNVFIGGSKQEGKRNTATTFDLSANVQIHRSSEVNECGYSCGVGTSRLNGMQILNNTIAVFTNPFKIFKRNKMVKTSSYRRKSRSSPNGQGQKAKIGIKRLSAEYVKTGQMLVKQRKIIAFNYEKKIRKRNFKYYPGENVKVTKNTSLVALTNGRVKYTFHVLQNLLIVNILPEELDELKEEDLYRYRTEHVKSFEENRSLIYLRMKNIITFPKFTHTQYIEPPLKPQFLTRYDIYDNPTLQRVPLLYHKKK, encoded by the coding sequence ATGATTCCCTTTTTTCGGCTTCGTAAACATTTCACTCAAGTAAACTGGAAAGATTACTGCCGTTTAGTCTACAACCACTTAAACCATTTTACCCGTTTAACATTTGCGCACGCAGAAAAGACGCTTATAGGTAAGGAGAAAAGGTGTTATACGGACCCCCTCGTTAATATGAATATCCTCATAACTGTTAGAAATAATGTGTTCATAGGTGGAAGCAAACAGGAAGGCAAACGTAATACTGCAACTACGTTTGACTTAAGTGCGAATGTACAAATTCATAGGAGTAGTGAAGTCAATGAGTGTGGGTACAGTTGTGGAGTTGGGACTAGCAGGTTGAACGGTAtgcaaattttaaataatactataGCTGTTTTTACAAatccttttaaaatattcaaaagaaacaaaatggtaaaaacTAGTTCATATAGAAGAAAGAGTAGGAGTTCACCAAATGGACAAGGACAGAAAGCTAAAATAGGGATTAAAAGGTTAAGTGCTGAGTATGTAAAAACAGGGCAGATGTTAGttaaacaaagaaaaattattgcatttaattatgaaaaaaaaataagaaaaagaaattttaaatattatccAGGTGAAAATGTTAAGGTTACTAAAAATACTAGTTTAGTAGCATTAACCAATGGAAGagttaaatatacatttcatgttttacaaaatttattaattgttaatatattaccAGAAGAATTAGATGAATTGAAAGAAGAAgatttatatagatatagaacAGAACATGTCAAGTCGTTTGAAGAAAATAGAAGTTTAATTTATCtaagaatgaaaaatattattacttttccAAAATTTACTCATACACAATATATTGAACCCCCTTTAAAACCACAATTTTTGACTagatatgatatatatgataatccAACACTCCAACGGGTCCCTCTCTTGTACCATAAGAAGAAGTAA
- a CDS encoding hypothetical protein (conserved Plasmodium protein), whose amino-acid sequence MLNVHKRGKREKEYLNKEGTNCYYSNLSLLRIIDEWCNIEANSYPVRNANILKKIKAEIKKFIYSNILYKTKVNFCLFNTFYNYKYNYDIKYVNSQYLFDLCSNSCKYFYQILKKYYQQRENNGFDIYAENIENSKYRESGENGEIVQNGEIVQNGEIVQNGQISQNSQNSQNSQISQNSQNSQISQISQISQNSQNYLNRSGKKKNENDFTNSTISQSSYTFRNTNTDKEKYVDDFFHINKDGGTDLQDRNLVFTEVYTSMIYCCLVLIKNKYYLDFICLYLYFKCYFSLDILILKKNIHLKFTSHEHFLSLLFSLSNVTAYLSDEKEELKQKDDSNYNEIKNMYSLNDFNENINIGNITKLSFNVLLNLRVKINFNEINYNINVNRYKDVCNYILLFQNDFTHWYMIKLNELHSLTQKYKQYILKKENKEGYNLFSNGLDFTLDNISLLSLRADGPNTRVGDGNNISNYCSIGGHNNMNMNSNMNGNMNTNMNTNMNGNMNTNMNGNMNTNMNGNMNTNMNGNMNTNMNTNMNGNMNSNMNTNYRYDNMNMFRNFSDKKLVDGFKLGTLCSSPFNIKETFYHNFTFFNNTHVNNECVTNQCIYNSVHMNNNKMIILSTNDNWFVEKDYKDETAYNIELAKGGINKGGCTISSNFNTYNTGDDELLFRSLHPRGILFIGADRIYKDEYCELSYIDDYCNIFNYCKNEKEMEKRKNGLRSIFHYANGSIRCSENKFIHNNDDDNNSNYDNNSNNDDNNSNYDNNSNYDNNSNYDNNSNYDNNSNDNDKFLWTKSYMNDTSVLKTLERKIVNSRKEKYKNSFLSILNSIYITMHKNIIYSINNRIQEYRFLILKRFFYFFSKNDFKNVDDLFICKNKILTCLLGCENDMFPCLHNDKQSSCRGSSRCTGSGSGRNNDSSRRIKRKKGKNNKNYYFYHCNNWGKKEQGSTTQLTDIFKEKTNKLTNGCIFISKNVVCVDPNVAFWQKRKNKKIFHLHFKPFQNYFSSLFYQKYLHVFLYFSKIGTLVRYIKMFTCVFTKIMYRKVEAPGALSSGAHIRSIRCSDQTSKDTDGKKHKQVNQHYAYSDEDVVPVGEVFISYVHSVRKYMLLYEDKIRKIFLDEHIGSPLEIYNKIKKYTECIEFLSFLCSSYTYDDEIFYKKYYAFYKNSNNFKKNNPVITKGKQIHEYNYFSNIIYGLSHEHYEGRHMQKGKKRRSFAELETNEVVHNKIISKRPSVENDINKNNSNNKSSNSNSNSKSKSSNSNNNIALLKNGLDLRNYNLFIFPRGSELLSYIYKYYYLFLNTNKKNLMKLCRFIFLRIIKPFLHFLYSYVYMGINKDYHFEYIINKHVVNKFFFIYQNRTKYYDRKYLLSSSCISLPIFLKYSIEVIYSSGKSIYACTSQAQRCADRCKEVQTGVCEYGMLTKILRAASEEDFYLAIPKIGNLKNAQRGKTFGKKRRQVKEDINETRNNNEVDIPKLLCSASVNKIINFLNLYNNPNYKKIKGKNEKLGNVFIKYWNKEKYSKIIYEETKRKINKKLQYYFFKLYNILINNQTVNEGQNNIQFTQYNDENKEEGGKYLSLYMKGKKRKKRTKNVCRVINLNNTRIINKKNILKREKCNLKNCNNEHSFNYDYFLGKEHDLAVEVRKRRRKDSAPNSKRIVNRLHSNGMNLKRKKLRREYNPSNCSNGSDVTYSLHSYGTGATSSYHLNGAESASSLLEDLPSSGYYDGCAGAHLAIPYTCNWTLREKEEKEEKRHRLFNLSDGRSVGATTTENTCRKYDLLKFQINYKDDKKLENVVMFSDMDDGSIRSRIKGMHKKKKEKKEKIKKDKKCNRNGKGYYNSIFYEKDKNEYTTAASRENEIWMIRKQKFEIKSINYFIYRNIFIPINEHYENINKILVCSFLINKNLLIYLCLLKCYLFDECEENYKYVCSLFYSDKKNEITNSINKIYHTNFRDKKEIINYYLDEKFYTVKDISTKFFYININIVVPNALKIFFDDDVINSYNSIYKLISLFKFTLKSLNEIFLIFTMFSKPLIYQQFDRDDKKTTNFHKNDFKYMDIINNITRENRLNEQEMLKEECCVITSKANNIFFTKEKFLNVGFHHKFIYFKNVEKFLENIKIFNDVLNDFNKIRSEMYLIISYLYDYLINMNMCRNYFFFFQNILKINKFHHLINFHKSFLEHMFKFSFLSFNFLSFGKTIFNIINTIQLFKNIMTTLTPFVSDKGQDITSFTSIFDQHYEVLERNIIILTSVDAQNFIRKFYLYRNSLILHIRRFKNSSLSYIYNKFFFNDYYTSLFQE is encoded by the exons ATGCTAAATGTGCACAAGCGCGGAAAGAGAGAAAAAGagtatttaaataaagaaggCACAAATTGCTATTATTCCAACCTGTCTTTGTTAAGAATTATTGATGAGTGGTGTAACATTGAAGCAAATTCGTATCCCGTTAGAAATgcgaatatattaaaaaagataaaggcagaaataaaaaaatttatatactccaatatattatataaaacaaaagtaaatttttgtttattcaatacgttttacaattataagtataattacgatataaaatatgtgaaCAGTCAGTATTTATTTGATCTGTGTTCAAATAGCTGCAAGTATTTTTACCAGATATTGAAGAAATATTACCAGCAGAGGGAAAATAATGGCTTTGACATTTATGcagaaaatatagaaaatagtaaatatCGCGAAAGCGGCGAAAATGGCGAAATTGTTCAAAATGGCGAAATTGTTCAAAATGGCGAAATTGTTCAAAATGGCCAAATTAGCCAAAATAGCCAAAATAGCCAAAATAGCCAAATTAGCCAAAATAGCCAAAATAGCCAAATTAGCCAAATTAGCCAAATTAGCCAAAATAGCCAAAATTACCTGAACAggtcaggaaaaaaaaaaaacgaaaatgaCTTTACAAATAGCACAATTTCGCAAAGCAGTTACACGTTCCGTAATACTAACACTGATAAGGAGAAATATGTGGACGACTtctttcatataaataaggACGGAGGGACTGATTTACAGGATAGAAACCTTGTCTTTACGGAAGTGTACACTTCGATGATTTATTGTTGTcttgtattaataaaaaataaatattacttgGACTTTATTTgcttgtatttatattttaaatgttatttctctttagatatactaatattaaaaaaaaatattcatttaaaatttacatcTCACGAACATTTTCTTAGtttgttattttcattatcaaACGTTACAGCATACCTATCGGATGAAAAGGAagaattaaaacaaaaagacGACTCgaattataatgaaataaaaaatatgtacagtCTGAAcgattttaatgaaaatataaatattggaaatattacaaaattatcttttaacgtccttttaaatttaagagtaaaaataaattttaatgaaattaattacaatataaatgtaaataggTATAAAGATGtgtgtaattatatattgctATTTCAGAATGATTTTACACATTggtatatgataaaattaaatgagcTACATAGTTTAACACAGAAATATAAGCagtatattttgaaaaaagagaataaagAAGGGTATAACCTTTTTTCGAATGGTCTTGATTTTACCCTcgataatatttctttactTTCGTTAAGGGCTGATGGACCAAACACTCGTGTTGGAGATGGGAATAATATAAGTAATTACTGCTCCATTGGGGGGCACAACAACATGAATATGAACAGTAATATGAATGGTAATATGAATACTAATATGAATACTAATATGAATGGTAATATGAATACTAATATGAATGGTAATATGAATACTAATATGAATGGTAATATGAATACTAATATGAATGGTAATATGAATACTAATATGAATACTAATATGAACGGTAACATGAACAGTAACATGAATACTAATTACAGATATGACAACATGAACATGTTCAGAAATTTTTCAGATAAAAAGTTAGTGGACGGGTTTAAACTTGGTACTCTTTGCAGTAGTCcgtttaatataaaagaaactttctatcataattttacctttttcaaTAACACACATGTTAATAATGAATGTGTTACTAATCAGTGCATTTACAATAGTGTGCacatgaataataataaaatgattatacTGTCAACAAATGATAACTGGTTTGTTGAAAAAGATTATAAGGACGAGACAGCATATAACATTGAATTGGCTAAAGGGGGTATCAACAAAGGTGGATGTACGATAAGTAGCAATTTTAACACGTACAATACTGGTGATGATGAGTTACTGTTTAGATCTCTTCATCCTAGGGGAATACTGTTCATTGGAGCTGATCGTATTTACAAAGATGAGTACTGTGAGTTAAGCTATATAGATGACTATTGTAACATTTTCAACTActgtaaaaatgaaaaagaaatggaaaaaaggaagaatgGTTTAAGaagtatttttcattatgcaAATGGTAGTATTCGTTGTAGTGAGAACAAATTCATccataataatgatgatgataataatagtaattatgataataatagtaataatgatgataataatagtaattatgataataatagtaattatgataataatagtaattatgataataatagtaattatgataataatagtaatgataatgataaattCCTTTGGACAAAGTCTTACATGAATGATACTTCGGTTCTAAAAACattagaaagaaaaatagttaatagcagaaaagaaaaatataaaaattcttttttaagcATTCtcaatagtatatatattactatgcacaaaaatataatatacagcATAAACAATAGAATACAGGAATAtcgttttttaattttgaaaagatttttttatttcttcagtAAAAACGACTTTAAAAATGTAGATGACCTGTTcatatgcaaaaataaaattttgacTTGTTTACTAGGATGCGAAAATGATATGTTTCCGTGTCTTCATAACGATAAACAGAGTAGTTGTAGGGGTAGTAGTAGATGTACTGGTAGCGGTAGTGGTAGGAACAATGATAGCAGCAGAAGGATAAAGCGAAAGAAGGGGAAGAACAATAAAAACTACTACTTCTACCACTGCAACAATTGgggaaaaaaggaacaagGATCAACAACCCAGCTGACGGACATTTTTAAGGAAAAGACCAACAAGTTAACAAATGGCTGCATATTCATCAGCAAAAATGTAGTATGTGTTGATCCTAACGTAGCCTTTTggcaaaaaagaaaaaacaaaaaaatttttcaccTTCACTTTAAACCATTTCAGAATTatttttcctctttattttatcaaaaatatcTTCATGTATTTCTTTACTTTTCGAAAATAGGAACATTAGTAaggtatattaaaatgtttacatgcgtttttacaaaaattatgtacagGAAGGTAGAAGCCCCCGGCGCATTATCTAGTGGTGCGCATATAAGAAGTATACGATGCAGTGATCAAACTTCAAAGGATACAGACGGCAAAAAGCATAAACAAGTCAACCAACATTATGCGTACTCCGATGAAGATGTAGTACCTGTCGGGGAAGTGTTCATTTCGTATGTACATTCAgttagaaaatatatgttgTTATATGAAgacaaaataagaaaaatttttttagatgAACATATAGGAAGCCCATTagaaatatacaataaaataaaaaaatatacagaaTGTATAgaatttttaagttttctATGCTCTAGTTATACATATGATGAcgaaatattttacaaaaaatattatgctttttataaaaattcaaataattttaagaaaaacaaTCCTGTTATTACGAAAGGAAAACAAATACATGAGTACAactatttttcaaatattatttacGGTCTTTCTCATGAACACTATGAAGGAAGACATATGCAAAAGGGTAAGAAACGTAGGTCCTTTGCAGAATTGGAAACGAACGAGGttgtacataataaaataatatctaAGAGGCCATCAGTcgaaaatgatattaataagaataatagcaataacaaaagcagtaatagcaatagcaatagcaaaagcaaaagcagtaatagcaataacaatatagcattattaaaaaatggcTTAGACCTtagaaattataatttatttatttttccaagGGGAAGCGAACTACTAAGTtacatttacaaatattattatttatttctgaACACTAATAAGAAAAATCTCATGAAATTGTgcagatttatttttctaagaATTATTAAACCGTTTTTGCATTTTCTTTACTCTTATGTTTATATGGGCATTAATAAAGACTAccattttgaatatattataaataaacatgtaGTGAATaagtttttctttatttatcaGAACCGAACCAAGTACTATGACAGAAAGTATTTGTTGTCCAGTTCGTGCATTTCCCTCCcgattttcttaaaatattccATCGAAGTTATTTACAGTTCAGGTAAATCTATTTATGCCTGCACAAGTCAGGCGCAGAGATGTGCAGATAGGTGTAAAGAAGTGCAAACAGGCGTGTGTGAATATG GCATGCTAACCAAAATTTTACGAGCAGCTAGTGAAGAAGATTTCTACTTGGCTATACCAAAAATtggaaatttaaaaaatgcacAAAGGGGAAAAACGTTCGGAAAAAAGAGGAGACAAGTTAAGGAAGACATAAATGAAACTAGGAATAATAACGAAGTAGATATTCCCAAATTATTATGCTCTGCTTcagtaaataaaattataaattttttaaatttatacaatAATCCGAactataaaaagataaaagggaaaaatgaaaaattaggAAATGTCTTTATCAAATATTggaataaggaaaaatactccaaaattatttatgaagaaacgaaaagaaaaattaataaaaaattgcagtattattttttcaaattatataatatactaatAAATAATCAAACAGTTAATGAGGGGCAGAATAACATCCAATTTACTCAGTacaatgatgaaaataaggAAGAAGGGGGAAAATATTTATCCCTATATatgaaggggaaaaaaaggaaaaagaggACAAAAAATGTGTGTAGAGTGATCAACCTAAATAATACaagaataattaataaaaagaatatattaaaaagagaaaagtgTAATCTTAAAAATTGTAACAATGAgcattcttttaattatgattattttttggGGAAAGAACATGACTTAGCAGTTGAAGTGAGAAAACGTAGAAGGAAGGATAGTGCACCTAATTCTAAAAGAATTGTTAATAGACTTCATTCCAACGGGATGAATTTGAAGAGAAAGAAGTTAAGGAGGGAATACAACCCTAGTAATTGTTCGAACGGGAGCGACGTGACGTATTCACTTCACTCATATGGGACAGGAGCAACGTCTTCTTATCACTTGAATGGAGCGGAATCAGCTTCTTCTTTGCTCGAGGATCTCCCCAGTTCTGGTTATTACGATGGATGTGCAGGTGCACACCTGGCCATTCCTTACACATGCAATTGGACACTACgcgaaaaagaagaaaaggaggaaaaaagGCATCGACTGTTCAACCTTTCCGATGGCAGAAGTGTCGGAGCTACAACTACTGAGAATACATGTAGGAAATATGATTTACTAAAATTTCAGATAAATTATAAGGACGATAAGAAATTAGAAAACGTAGTGATGTTCAGTGATATGGATGATGGATCTATTAGAAGTAGAATAAAAGGgatgcacaaaaaaaaaaaggaaaaaaaagaaaagataaagaaaGATAAAAAGTGCAATAGGAATGGAAAAGGATATTAtaatagtattttttatgaaaaggaCAAAAATGAATACACCACTGCGGCAAGTagagaaaatgaaatatggatgataagaaaacaaaaattcgaaataaaaagcattaactactttatatatagaaacaTATTCATTCCAATTAATGAACACTatgaaaacataaataaaatcctggtttgttcatttttaataaataaaaatcttttaatatatttatgtttacttAAGTGCTATTTATTTGATGAATGTGAAgagaattataaatatgtttgttCCTTATTCTAttctgataaaaaaaatgaaataacaaattctatcaataaaatataccaTACTAATTTTAgggataaaaaagaaataattaattattatctaGATGAAAAATTCTATACAGTAAAAGACATAtcaacaaaatttttttatatcaatataaACATAGTTGTTCCAAATgctttgaaaatttttttcgaTGATGATGTTATAAATAGTTATAACAGCATTTACAAATTAATCTCTTTATTCAAGTTTACTTTAAAAAGTCTAAACgaaatttttctaatatttacCATGTTCTCGAAACCGCTCATATATCAACAGTTCGATAGAGACGATAAAAAAACTACTAATTTccataaaaatgattttaaatatatggacATAATTAACAACATAACACGAGAAAACAGATTGAACGAGCAGGAGATGCTTAAAGAGGAGTGCTGTGTAATAACTTCTAAagcaaataatattttttttacaaaagaaaaatttttaaatgtcgGATTTCatcataaatttatatattttaaaaatgtggaAAAGTTTttagaaaacataaaaatctTTAATGACGTCCTTAAcgattttaataaaataagaagtGAAATGTACCTTATAATTAGCTATCTTTATGactatttaattaatatgaacatgtgcaggaattatttttttttttttcaaaatatattaaaaattaataaatttcaccatctaataaattttcataaatctTTTCTTGAGCAtatgtttaaattttcttttttgtctTTCAACTTTCTTTCATTTGGTAAGactatatttaatataataaacacaATTCAgttgtttaaaaatattatgaccACGTTAACACCATTTGTTTCGGACAAGGGGCAGGATATCACGTCGTTCACTTCGATATTTGACCAACACTATGAAGTACTGGAAAGAAACATCATCATTTTAACATCAGTGGATGCGCAAAACTTTATCCGGAAGTTTTACCTGTACAGGAATAGCTTAATTTTGCATATCCGGAGGTTTAAAAACAGCAGCTTGAGCTATATCTACAACAAGTTCTTTTTCAACGACTATTACACGTCGCTGTTTCAGGAGTAG
- a CDS encoding zinc finger protein, with protein MNAFASGPGNYRNRTLNVTSKCLNINYNIKTIEDGASIFCPQCNIPFNSKIRINPCYHIICNKCYELCVQQQSCLLCNSEINDVDFIFINDKIFICPYNDCKKGYFNEKSYNYHIYFKHQFLKENKLRMDDSRSRSSRSRSSRSRSSSSRSSSISDSQHGIDGLSLTSPSNEMGRNNVFIPSSSSNIVGYNTGDISNKELIYEQRKNNMNNYYNDIGRGNNVNVTEGKKDSFPMEKTNTTMMMMMMMKNQMQENNFNVNSTVPDSSFASGATRTNKEEPIIGSYNGSSAANASGLDAGGTNASCSGFRGASANASLCATSLNDNFTNQVQIVDKWNYTGFPFKSNFNSFNIPSDENIPAKANNESSKDNQGDDYDNLEDLM; from the coding sequence ATGAACGCGTTTGCAAGTGGCCCAGGGAACTATCGGAACAGAACCTTGAACGTAACATCAAAATGTTTgaacataaattataatataaagacCATAGAAGATGGTGCATCTATTTTTTGCCCCCAGTGTAATATCCCTTTTAACTCGAAGATAAGAATAAATCCATGCTACcatattatttgtaataagTGTTATGAGCTATGTGTACAACAACAGAGTTGTTTATTATGTAACAGTGAAATAAACGATGtcgattttatttttataaatgataaaatttttatatgtccATATAACGATTGTAAGAAAGGCTATTTCAATGAAAAGAGTTATAACtaccatatatattttaaacaccaatttttaaaagaaaataaattgcGCATGGATGATagtagaagtagaagtagtagaagtagaagtagtcgaagtagaagtagtagtagtagaaGTAGTAGTATTAGTGATTCACAGCATGGCATAGATGGATTATCATTAACATCTCCTAGTAACGAAATGGGGAGAAATAATGTTTTCATCCCTTCTAGTAGTAGCAATATAGTAGGATACAATACCGGTGATATAAGtaataaagaattaatatatgaacaaagaaaaaataatatgaacaattaCTACAACGATATAGGAAGAGGAAACAATGTAAACGTAACAGAAGGGAAGAAAGATTCCTTTCCTATGGAAAAAACTAATACAAccatgatgatgatgatgatgatgaaaaaTCAAATgcaagaaaataattttaacgtTAATAGTACAGTTCCGGACAGCAGCTTTGCTAGTGGTGCAACTCGTACAAATAAAGAGGAACCGATAATTGGTAGTTACAACGGTAGTAGTGCTGCTAATGCTAGCGGCCTTGATGCTGGAGGTACGAATGCTAGCTGCAGTGGTTTTAGAGGAGCTAGTGCTAATGCTAGTCTATGTGCCACCAGTTTAAATGATAACTTCACTAACCAAGTTCAAATTGTAGACAAATGGAATTACACTGGCTTTCCTTTCAAATCGAACTTCAACTCCTTTAATATTCCATCAGATGAAAATATACCCGCTAAAGCGAATAACGAAAGCAGTAAGGATAATCAAGGGGATGATTATGACAACCTGGAGGATTTGATGTGA